A single Oryzias melastigma strain HK-1 linkage group LG24, ASM292280v2, whole genome shotgun sequence DNA region contains:
- the si:ch73-217b7.1 gene encoding ensconsin isoform X2 codes for MPDRKKRSEERGGSGSSQSKRKLRRGGSRSAVPGLSTITEEEEGQRRREAWKKKKRASYSQYNSDDGRASSATFTGSPGSGQTYTPSLTPIPTFPLNRPVTSNNPSSYAATKTDSLLFNKIDERQRLARERREEREKQNAAKEAQWQAREERARQHYEKLQEERKKKLEEQRIKEEKRRAAVEEKRRQKQEEDRVRHEAVIRRTMDKGQKTRPKSNRWSWGGAMHPNTTNTTTDAGRRSVSTVNLSKHTDSIITKRLSSSSATLLHSPDRGLQTRTTSSPVISKAQSKPRLHPGKSPQQKNTGLRRLPLTLWESNVVNRLQQPTHSYLARSRSAVSLSGDQAVSCHPSSSMSFKALQSQPLPHCRSQERSFGREMASLPSAAPRRRTTGTGQQRDRDHVRKSWSNLSLPLVPVLTLPPRNLTTSTSKKNSKTAPSAGRPPQKSPGRPPTPKLLKSPRAEDPGNLRPIRITPDSSQPTTPTKTQHEEEEQFLSPPQPRPQPLGQNKTSSEQMQTTPTGAGESSGSPPSSKPSAGTTDPEEASRILAENRRLAREQREKEEEERRQQEEQARLAKEEMARRKAEEKARRDEEAQRQAEERRRKEEEERKAEEERLQNEREETLRLQKQKEEEESRQREEAERLRQEREKHFQKEEAERLERKKRLEEIMKRTRRSDTTEKKVRNGESAVTVSQTQKSDANSLNPNQSTAALSHPDQRENGGFEEVIELPSHSRLSPPEGQEEQQQSEERVPVVAFTENGLLKPLSGVEDISAQQGPDVA; via the exons ATgccagacaggaaaaaaagaagtgaagaaaGAGGTGGAAGTGGGTCTTCTCAGAGCAAGAGGAAGCTGAGGAGGGGAGGCAGCCGATCAGCCGTCCCCGGCCTGTCCACCAtcactgaggaagaggagggacaGAGACGCAGAGAGGcttggaagaagaaaaagagag CGTCCTACTCCCAGTATAATTCTGATGATGGGAGAGCGTCTTCGGCCACCTTTACCGGCTCCCCAGGCTCTGGACAGACCTACACTCCCAGCCTAACTCCGATTCCAACTTTCCCCTTAAATCGCCCAGTCACCAGCAACAACCCCAGCAGCTATGCTGCCACCAAAACAG ATTCATTGCTTTTCAACAAGATTGATGAGAGACAGAGGTTGGCCCGTGAGAGGAGGGAGGAGCGTGAGAAACAGAACG CTGCCAAGGAAGCCCAATGGCAGGCGCGTGAGGAGCGAGCCCGGCAGCACTATGAGAAGCTccaggaggagaggaagaagaaactGGAAGAACAGCGGATAAAAGAGGAGAAGAGGCGGGCcgctgtggaggagaagcggcgaCAGAAACAGGAGGAGGACAGG GTACGCCATGAGGCGGTGATACGTCGAACGATGGACAAAGGTCAGAAAACCAGGCCGAAGAGCAACCGCTGGTCCTGGGGGGGAGCAATGCACCCAAACACCACCAACACAACAACTG ATGCTGGCAGACGGTCAGTGTCCACGGTAAACTTATCCAAACATACAGACTCCATCATTACAAAGCGGCTTTCCTCTTCGTCTGCAACACTTCTGCACTCACCTGACAGAG GTTTACAGACGAGAACAACCTCCTCCCCAGTTATAAGCAAAGCTCAGTCCAAACCCCGCCTACATCCGGGGAAGAGCccacagcagaaaaacacag ggCTGCGCCGCCTTCCCCTGACGCTGTGGGAGAGCAATGTGGTGAACCGCCTGCAGCAGCCAACACACTCCTACCTGGCTCGCAGCCGCAGTGCTGTCAGCCTGTCTGGAGACCAAGCGG TTTCCTGCCACCCTTCGAGCTCCATGTCCTTCAAGGCCCTGCAGAGCCAGCCTCTGCCTCACTGCCGCAGCCAGGAGAGGAGCTTCGGCAGAGAGATGGCCTCCCTGCCCTCCGCTGCCCCGCGCAGGAGGACCACCGGAACTGGACAG CAAAGGGATCGAGACCATGTTAGAAAATCATGGAGCAACCTGTCACTTCCTCTGGTTCCTGTTCTGACGTTACCTCCCAGAAACCTCACAACTTccacaagcaaaaaaaacagcaaaacggcgccctctgctggcag ACCTCCTCAGAAGAGTCCAGGACGCCCCCCAACGCCCAAACTTTTGAAGTCTCCGAGGGCAGAGGACCCTGGAAACCTTCGTCCAATCAGGATTACACCGGACAGTTCTCAACCCACAACCCCGACCAAAACCCAACatgaagaggaggaacagtTCCTCAGCCCTCCTCAGCCTCGGCCTCAACCGCTGGGTCAAAACAAGACTTCCAGTGAGCAGATGCAAACCACGCCCACAGGAGCCGGCG AGAGCTCAGGCTCTCCTCCATCTTCCAAACCCTCAGCAGGAACCACAGACCCAGAGGAGGCGAGTCGCATCCTCGCAGAGAACCGGAGGCTGGCGCGTgagcaaagagaaaaagaggaggaggagcgaaGGCAACAAGAGGAGCAGGCCAG GTTAGCCAAGGAGGAGATGGCTCGCCGGAAGGCTGAGGAAAAAGCCCGCAGAGATGAGGAGGCACAGCGGCAggcagaggagaggaggaggaaggaggaggaggagagaaaggCAGAGGAAGAGAGGCTGCAGAATGAAAGAGAGGAAACTCTGAGACTCCAGAAACAG aaagaggaggaggagtctcgACAGAGGGAGGAAGCTGAGCGTCTGAGGCAGGAGAGGGAGAAGCACTTCCAGAAAGAAGAGGCTGAACGCCTGGAGAGAAAGAAG CGTCTTGAGGAGATCATGAAGAGAACGAGGCGCTCTGACACAACAGAAAAG aaAGTCAGAAATGGAGAGAGTGCAG TGACCGTATCCCAGACGCAGAAAAGTGACGCCAACAGCCTCAACCCAAACCAGAGCACTGCAGCACTGAGTCATCCCGACCAGAG ggAGAACGGGGGGTTTGAGGAGGTGATTGAACTGCCTTCGCATTCCAGGCTGTCTCCTCCTGAAGgacaggaggagcagcagcagtccGAGGAGAGAGTTCCTGTCGTAGCCTTCACTGAGAACGGCCTCCTGAAGCCCCTGAGTGGAGTAGAGGACATTTCAGCCCAGCAGGGACCAG ATGTTGCCTGA
- the si:ch73-217b7.1 gene encoding ensconsin isoform X1: MPDRKKRSEERGGSGSSQSKRKLRRGGSRSAVPGLSTITEEEEGQRRREAWKKKKRASYSQYNSDDGRASSATFTGSPGSGQTYTPSLTPIPTFPLNRPVTSNNPSSYAATKTDSLLFNKIDERQRLARERREEREKQNAAKEAQWQAREERARQHYEKLQEERKKKLEEQRIKEEKRRAAVEEKRRQKQEEDRVRHEAVIRRTMDKGQKTRPKSNRWSWGGAMHPNTTNTTTDAGRRSVSTVNLSKHTDSIITKRLSSSSATLLHSPDRGLQTRTTSSPVISKAQSKPRLHPGKSPQQKNTGLRRLPLTLWESNVVNRLQQPTHSYLARSRSAVSLSGDQAAMPVCPRSVSCHPSSSMSFKALQSQPLPHCRSQERSFGREMASLPSAAPRRRTTGTGQQRDRDHVRKSWSNLSLPLVPVLTLPPRNLTTSTSKKNSKTAPSAGRPPQKSPGRPPTPKLLKSPRAEDPGNLRPIRITPDSSQPTTPTKTQHEEEEQFLSPPQPRPQPLGQNKTSSEQMQTTPTGAGESSGSPPSSKPSAGTTDPEEASRILAENRRLAREQREKEEEERRQQEEQARLAKEEMARRKAEEKARRDEEAQRQAEERRRKEEEERKAEEERLQNEREETLRLQKQKEEEESRQREEAERLRQEREKHFQKEEAERLERKKRLEEIMKRTRRSDTTEKKVRNGESAVTVSQTQKSDANSLNPNQSTAALSHPDQRENGGFEEVIELPSHSRLSPPEGQEEQQQSEERVPVVAFTENGLLKPLSGVEDISAQQGPDVA, from the exons ATgccagacaggaaaaaaagaagtgaagaaaGAGGTGGAAGTGGGTCTTCTCAGAGCAAGAGGAAGCTGAGGAGGGGAGGCAGCCGATCAGCCGTCCCCGGCCTGTCCACCAtcactgaggaagaggagggacaGAGACGCAGAGAGGcttggaagaagaaaaagagag CGTCCTACTCCCAGTATAATTCTGATGATGGGAGAGCGTCTTCGGCCACCTTTACCGGCTCCCCAGGCTCTGGACAGACCTACACTCCCAGCCTAACTCCGATTCCAACTTTCCCCTTAAATCGCCCAGTCACCAGCAACAACCCCAGCAGCTATGCTGCCACCAAAACAG ATTCATTGCTTTTCAACAAGATTGATGAGAGACAGAGGTTGGCCCGTGAGAGGAGGGAGGAGCGTGAGAAACAGAACG CTGCCAAGGAAGCCCAATGGCAGGCGCGTGAGGAGCGAGCCCGGCAGCACTATGAGAAGCTccaggaggagaggaagaagaaactGGAAGAACAGCGGATAAAAGAGGAGAAGAGGCGGGCcgctgtggaggagaagcggcgaCAGAAACAGGAGGAGGACAGG GTACGCCATGAGGCGGTGATACGTCGAACGATGGACAAAGGTCAGAAAACCAGGCCGAAGAGCAACCGCTGGTCCTGGGGGGGAGCAATGCACCCAAACACCACCAACACAACAACTG ATGCTGGCAGACGGTCAGTGTCCACGGTAAACTTATCCAAACATACAGACTCCATCATTACAAAGCGGCTTTCCTCTTCGTCTGCAACACTTCTGCACTCACCTGACAGAG GTTTACAGACGAGAACAACCTCCTCCCCAGTTATAAGCAAAGCTCAGTCCAAACCCCGCCTACATCCGGGGAAGAGCccacagcagaaaaacacag ggCTGCGCCGCCTTCCCCTGACGCTGTGGGAGAGCAATGTGGTGAACCGCCTGCAGCAGCCAACACACTCCTACCTGGCTCGCAGCCGCAGTGCTGTCAGCCTGTCTGGAGACCAAGCGG CCATGCCTGTGTGTCCTCGCTCAGTTTCCTGCCACCCTTCGAGCTCCATGTCCTTCAAGGCCCTGCAGAGCCAGCCTCTGCCTCACTGCCGCAGCCAGGAGAGGAGCTTCGGCAGAGAGATGGCCTCCCTGCCCTCCGCTGCCCCGCGCAGGAGGACCACCGGAACTGGACAG CAAAGGGATCGAGACCATGTTAGAAAATCATGGAGCAACCTGTCACTTCCTCTGGTTCCTGTTCTGACGTTACCTCCCAGAAACCTCACAACTTccacaagcaaaaaaaacagcaaaacggcgccctctgctggcag ACCTCCTCAGAAGAGTCCAGGACGCCCCCCAACGCCCAAACTTTTGAAGTCTCCGAGGGCAGAGGACCCTGGAAACCTTCGTCCAATCAGGATTACACCGGACAGTTCTCAACCCACAACCCCGACCAAAACCCAACatgaagaggaggaacagtTCCTCAGCCCTCCTCAGCCTCGGCCTCAACCGCTGGGTCAAAACAAGACTTCCAGTGAGCAGATGCAAACCACGCCCACAGGAGCCGGCG AGAGCTCAGGCTCTCCTCCATCTTCCAAACCCTCAGCAGGAACCACAGACCCAGAGGAGGCGAGTCGCATCCTCGCAGAGAACCGGAGGCTGGCGCGTgagcaaagagaaaaagaggaggaggagcgaaGGCAACAAGAGGAGCAGGCCAG GTTAGCCAAGGAGGAGATGGCTCGCCGGAAGGCTGAGGAAAAAGCCCGCAGAGATGAGGAGGCACAGCGGCAggcagaggagaggaggaggaaggaggaggaggagagaaaggCAGAGGAAGAGAGGCTGCAGAATGAAAGAGAGGAAACTCTGAGACTCCAGAAACAG aaagaggaggaggagtctcgACAGAGGGAGGAAGCTGAGCGTCTGAGGCAGGAGAGGGAGAAGCACTTCCAGAAAGAAGAGGCTGAACGCCTGGAGAGAAAGAAG CGTCTTGAGGAGATCATGAAGAGAACGAGGCGCTCTGACACAACAGAAAAG aaAGTCAGAAATGGAGAGAGTGCAG TGACCGTATCCCAGACGCAGAAAAGTGACGCCAACAGCCTCAACCCAAACCAGAGCACTGCAGCACTGAGTCATCCCGACCAGAG ggAGAACGGGGGGTTTGAGGAGGTGATTGAACTGCCTTCGCATTCCAGGCTGTCTCCTCCTGAAGgacaggaggagcagcagcagtccGAGGAGAGAGTTCCTGTCGTAGCCTTCACTGAGAACGGCCTCCTGAAGCCCCTGAGTGGAGTAGAGGACATTTCAGCCCAGCAGGGACCAG ATGTTGCCTGA
- the si:ch73-217b7.1 gene encoding ensconsin isoform X6, with protein sequence MADLDGSDTSPPESQASYSQYNSDDGRASSATFTGSPGSGQTYTPSLTPIPTFPLNRPVTSNNPSSYAATKTDSLLFNKIDERQRLARERREEREKQNAAKEAQWQAREERARQHYEKLQEERKKKLEEQRIKEEKRRAAVEEKRRQKQEEDRVRHEAVIRRTMDKGQKTRPKSNRWSWGGAMHPNTTNTTTDAGRRSVSTVNLSKHTDSIITKRLSSSSATLLHSPDRGLQTRTTSSPVISKAQSKPRLHPGKSPQQKNTGLRRLPLTLWESNVVNRLQQPTHSYLARSRSAVSLSGDQAAMPVCPRSVSCHPSSSMSFKALQSQPLPHCRSQERSFGREMASLPSAAPRRRTTGTGQQRDRDHVRKSWSNLSLPLVPVLTLPPRNLTTSTSKKNSKTAPSAGRPPQKSPGRPPTPKLLKSPRAEDPGNLRPIRITPDSSQPTTPTKTQHEEEEQFLSPPQPRPQPLGQNKTSSEQMQTTPTGAGESSGSPPSSKPSAGTTDPEEASRILAENRRLAREQREKEEEERRQQEEQARLAKEEMARRKAEEKARRDEEAQRQAEERRRKEEEERKAEEERLQNEREETLRLQKQKEEEESRQREEAERLRQEREKHFQKEEAERLERKKRLEEIMKRTRRSDTTEKKVRNGESAVTVSQTQKSDANSLNPNQSTAALSHPDQRENGGFEEVIELPSHSRLSPPEGQEEQQQSEERVPVVAFTENGLLKPLSGVEDISAQQGPDVA encoded by the exons CGTCCTACTCCCAGTATAATTCTGATGATGGGAGAGCGTCTTCGGCCACCTTTACCGGCTCCCCAGGCTCTGGACAGACCTACACTCCCAGCCTAACTCCGATTCCAACTTTCCCCTTAAATCGCCCAGTCACCAGCAACAACCCCAGCAGCTATGCTGCCACCAAAACAG ATTCATTGCTTTTCAACAAGATTGATGAGAGACAGAGGTTGGCCCGTGAGAGGAGGGAGGAGCGTGAGAAACAGAACG CTGCCAAGGAAGCCCAATGGCAGGCGCGTGAGGAGCGAGCCCGGCAGCACTATGAGAAGCTccaggaggagaggaagaagaaactGGAAGAACAGCGGATAAAAGAGGAGAAGAGGCGGGCcgctgtggaggagaagcggcgaCAGAAACAGGAGGAGGACAGG GTACGCCATGAGGCGGTGATACGTCGAACGATGGACAAAGGTCAGAAAACCAGGCCGAAGAGCAACCGCTGGTCCTGGGGGGGAGCAATGCACCCAAACACCACCAACACAACAACTG ATGCTGGCAGACGGTCAGTGTCCACGGTAAACTTATCCAAACATACAGACTCCATCATTACAAAGCGGCTTTCCTCTTCGTCTGCAACACTTCTGCACTCACCTGACAGAG GTTTACAGACGAGAACAACCTCCTCCCCAGTTATAAGCAAAGCTCAGTCCAAACCCCGCCTACATCCGGGGAAGAGCccacagcagaaaaacacag ggCTGCGCCGCCTTCCCCTGACGCTGTGGGAGAGCAATGTGGTGAACCGCCTGCAGCAGCCAACACACTCCTACCTGGCTCGCAGCCGCAGTGCTGTCAGCCTGTCTGGAGACCAAGCGG CCATGCCTGTGTGTCCTCGCTCAGTTTCCTGCCACCCTTCGAGCTCCATGTCCTTCAAGGCCCTGCAGAGCCAGCCTCTGCCTCACTGCCGCAGCCAGGAGAGGAGCTTCGGCAGAGAGATGGCCTCCCTGCCCTCCGCTGCCCCGCGCAGGAGGACCACCGGAACTGGACAG CAAAGGGATCGAGACCATGTTAGAAAATCATGGAGCAACCTGTCACTTCCTCTGGTTCCTGTTCTGACGTTACCTCCCAGAAACCTCACAACTTccacaagcaaaaaaaacagcaaaacggcgccctctgctggcag ACCTCCTCAGAAGAGTCCAGGACGCCCCCCAACGCCCAAACTTTTGAAGTCTCCGAGGGCAGAGGACCCTGGAAACCTTCGTCCAATCAGGATTACACCGGACAGTTCTCAACCCACAACCCCGACCAAAACCCAACatgaagaggaggaacagtTCCTCAGCCCTCCTCAGCCTCGGCCTCAACCGCTGGGTCAAAACAAGACTTCCAGTGAGCAGATGCAAACCACGCCCACAGGAGCCGGCG AGAGCTCAGGCTCTCCTCCATCTTCCAAACCCTCAGCAGGAACCACAGACCCAGAGGAGGCGAGTCGCATCCTCGCAGAGAACCGGAGGCTGGCGCGTgagcaaagagaaaaagaggaggaggagcgaaGGCAACAAGAGGAGCAGGCCAG GTTAGCCAAGGAGGAGATGGCTCGCCGGAAGGCTGAGGAAAAAGCCCGCAGAGATGAGGAGGCACAGCGGCAggcagaggagaggaggaggaaggaggaggaggagagaaaggCAGAGGAAGAGAGGCTGCAGAATGAAAGAGAGGAAACTCTGAGACTCCAGAAACAG aaagaggaggaggagtctcgACAGAGGGAGGAAGCTGAGCGTCTGAGGCAGGAGAGGGAGAAGCACTTCCAGAAAGAAGAGGCTGAACGCCTGGAGAGAAAGAAG CGTCTTGAGGAGATCATGAAGAGAACGAGGCGCTCTGACACAACAGAAAAG aaAGTCAGAAATGGAGAGAGTGCAG TGACCGTATCCCAGACGCAGAAAAGTGACGCCAACAGCCTCAACCCAAACCAGAGCACTGCAGCACTGAGTCATCCCGACCAGAG ggAGAACGGGGGGTTTGAGGAGGTGATTGAACTGCCTTCGCATTCCAGGCTGTCTCCTCCTGAAGgacaggaggagcagcagcagtccGAGGAGAGAGTTCCTGTCGTAGCCTTCACTGAGAACGGCCTCCTGAAGCCCCTGAGTGGAGTAGAGGACATTTCAGCCCAGCAGGGACCAG ATGTTGCCTGA